Proteins encoded together in one Bradyrhizobium sp. PSBB068 window:
- a CDS encoding amidohydrolase family protein, giving the protein MTGIVDGHHHIWRQADLAWLSGPMQPRIFGPYEPIRRDYPIQEYLDDLKGSGVTRSVYVQTNWPNGQFEDEAAWVQQTADEHGWPHALVAYADFSVDDVRPQLDRLKRYPLVRGVRMQLHWHENPLYRFAARPDLCGDPVIRRNVGHLADYGWSFDLQVFAPQMAGAAGLAAACPDVTFILQHAGMLEDLSPQGRAAWRAGMARLAQCPNVVSKLSGLGTFIHRNDAAHIAGVMTDTVAIFGAERCLFGSNFPIEKLWTSYRDLIDAFKAAAERLSREQRAAIFSTTAARVYRLEP; this is encoded by the coding sequence GTGACTGGAATCGTCGACGGACATCATCACATCTGGCGTCAGGCCGATCTCGCCTGGCTGTCCGGCCCGATGCAGCCGCGCATCTTCGGCCCCTACGAGCCGATCCGCCGCGACTATCCGATCCAAGAATATCTCGACGATCTCAAGGGCAGCGGCGTCACCCGCTCGGTCTATGTCCAGACCAATTGGCCCAACGGCCAGTTCGAGGACGAAGCGGCCTGGGTGCAGCAGACCGCGGACGAACATGGCTGGCCGCACGCGCTCGTCGCCTATGCCGACTTCTCCGTCGACGACGTGCGGCCGCAACTGGATCGGTTGAAGCGTTATCCGCTGGTGCGGGGGGTGCGCATGCAGCTGCACTGGCACGAGAACCCGCTCTATCGCTTCGCGGCACGGCCCGATCTCTGCGGCGATCCCGTGATCCGGCGCAATGTCGGCCACCTCGCCGACTATGGCTGGAGTTTTGACCTGCAGGTGTTCGCGCCGCAGATGGCAGGCGCAGCAGGCCTCGCCGCAGCCTGTCCCGACGTGACCTTCATCCTGCAGCACGCCGGCATGCTGGAAGACCTGTCACCGCAAGGCCGCGCCGCTTGGCGCGCCGGCATGGCGCGGCTGGCGCAATGCCCCAACGTGGTGTCGAAGCTGTCAGGGCTCGGCACCTTCATCCACCGCAACGATGCCGCGCATATTGCCGGAGTCATGACCGATACGGTTGCGATCTTCGGCGCAGAGCGCTGCCTGTTCGGCTCGAACTTTCCGATCGAGAAGCTGTGGACCAGCTACCGCGATCTCATCGACGCATTCAAGGCGGCCGCCGAACGGCTCAGCCGCGAGCAGCGTGCCGCGATCTTCAGCACAACCGCAGCGCGGGTCTATCGGCTGGAGCCATAG
- a CDS encoding response regulator transcription factor, whose protein sequence is MTGAHRRILVVEDDPETAGQLVEELTTSGYDVDLAANGREALSQGAARDYAVITIDRMLPDIDGITVMRQMRDDGIAVPFLIISALGEVDDRVRGLRAGGDDYLVKPFSFVELLARLEALGRRSETVAKETILRVGDLAVDLIARTASRRGRKIPLLPKEFQLLEYLARNEGRVVSRAMLLQHVWDLHFDPSTNIIDVYVGRVRRKVDDQQAYPLIHTIRGIGYCLRAPG, encoded by the coding sequence ATGACCGGAGCTCACCGCCGCATTCTCGTCGTCGAGGACGATCCGGAAACCGCGGGTCAGCTCGTCGAGGAGCTCACCACCAGCGGCTATGACGTGGATCTCGCCGCGAACGGCCGCGAGGCGCTGAGCCAGGGCGCGGCGCGCGACTATGCCGTCATCACGATCGATCGCATGCTGCCCGACATCGACGGCATCACCGTGATGCGCCAGATGCGCGACGATGGCATCGCCGTGCCGTTCCTGATCATCAGCGCGCTCGGCGAGGTCGACGACCGCGTGCGTGGCCTGCGTGCCGGCGGTGACGATTATCTGGTCAAGCCGTTCTCCTTTGTCGAACTGCTGGCGCGGCTGGAGGCGCTCGGCCGCCGCAGCGAGACCGTTGCCAAGGAGACCATCCTGCGGGTCGGCGATCTGGCGGTCGATCTGATCGCGCGGACGGCGAGCCGCCGCGGCCGCAAGATTCCGCTGCTGCCGAAGGAGTTCCAGCTGCTCGAATATCTCGCGCGCAACGAGGGTCGCGTGGTTTCGCGCGCCATGTTGCTGCAGCATGTGTGGGATCTGCACTTCGATCCCTCGACCAATATCATCGACGTCTATGTCGGGCGGGTGCGCCGCAAGGTCGACGACCAGCAAGCCTATCCGCTGATCCACACGATCCGCGGCATCGGGTACTGCCTCCGTGCTCCTGGCTAA
- a CDS encoding HAMP domain-containing protein, translating to MLLAKTLGSSTFRLALIAIGIFGLIVSAIFAYVYWSTLSYVRDRSDRAIMTEQVSLDGAYARSGREGLSALIAQCIADKDFADHVYLLVDAGSAVLAGNLGVWPAHTGERGWTEFRTSPPRLASGTVLVRAVAETLPGGERLLVGRDISDLDGFMAQIRAAGIAVVVLIIGLAAAASIGVTRRTVGRIESINATSRAIMLSGLDQRIPLRGSHDEWDRVAENLNLMLDRIQTLMGDVKQVSENIAHDLRTPLTRMRGRLEKAYHAPRNVEGDAALIGDTIADLDAVLGMFASITRISEIETRARKGAFRTVNLVEIAGEVVELYDAAAEEVTTDLDLAGDPVVLVTGDRDLLFDAIANLVDNAIKHGRPGGRVTVTCDNDQSGPMISVADDGPGIPADQHDRVFKRFYRLEQSRYTPGNGLGLSLVAAVASLHGARIELRDNTPGLLFRLVFPATET from the coding sequence GTGCTCCTGGCTAAGACCCTTGGGTCATCGACGTTCCGCCTGGCCCTGATCGCCATCGGCATCTTCGGCCTGATCGTGTCCGCGATCTTCGCCTATGTCTACTGGTCGACGCTGTCCTATGTACGCGACAGGTCCGACCGCGCGATCATGACCGAGCAGGTGAGCCTCGACGGTGCCTATGCGCGGTCCGGCCGCGAGGGTTTGTCCGCATTGATCGCGCAATGCATCGCTGACAAGGACTTTGCCGACCATGTGTATTTGCTGGTCGACGCCGGATCGGCAGTGCTGGCCGGAAATCTCGGAGTGTGGCCGGCGCACACCGGCGAGCGGGGATGGACGGAATTTCGGACCTCGCCGCCGCGGCTCGCTTCCGGAACCGTGCTGGTGCGAGCCGTGGCCGAGACCTTGCCGGGCGGTGAACGGTTGCTGGTCGGCCGCGATATCAGCGATCTCGACGGCTTCATGGCGCAGATCAGGGCCGCAGGGATCGCCGTTGTGGTGCTGATCATCGGGCTGGCGGCTGCCGCCAGCATCGGGGTCACGCGGCGGACGGTCGGCCGCATCGAATCGATCAATGCGACCAGCCGCGCCATCATGCTCTCCGGCCTCGACCAGCGCATCCCGCTCCGCGGCAGTCACGACGAATGGGATCGCGTTGCCGAGAATCTCAATCTGATGCTGGATCGCATCCAGACCCTGATGGGCGACGTCAAGCAGGTCAGCGAAAACATCGCCCATGACCTGCGCACGCCGCTGACCCGGATGCGCGGCCGGCTGGAGAAGGCCTATCACGCTCCGCGCAACGTGGAAGGCGATGCGGCGCTGATCGGCGACACCATCGCCGATCTCGACGCGGTGCTCGGGATGTTCGCATCGATCACGCGGATCTCGGAGATCGAGACGCGGGCCCGCAAGGGCGCGTTTCGCACCGTCAATCTCGTCGAGATCGCAGGCGAGGTGGTCGAGCTGTACGACGCCGCGGCCGAGGAGGTGACCACCGATCTCGACCTTGCCGGCGATCCCGTGGTGCTGGTCACCGGCGACCGTGACCTGCTGTTCGACGCCATCGCCAATCTCGTCGACAACGCGATCAAGCATGGCCGCCCGGGCGGACGGGTCACCGTGACCTGCGATAATGACCAAAGCGGGCCGATGATTTCAGTCGCCGATGATGGCCCCGGCATTCCGGCCGACCAGCACGACCGCGTGTTCAAGCGCTTCTACCGGCTGGAGCAGAGCCGCTACACGCCGGGCAACGGGCTCGGCCTCAGCCTGGTCGCGGCGGTCGCGAGCCTGCACGGCGCACGGATCGAACTGCGCGACAACACGCCGGGGTTGTTGTTCAGGCTCGTGTTTCCCGCGACGGAAACCTAG
- a CDS encoding VWA domain-containing protein, translating to MSDDLQLPRAAHIFVSFVALLRANGFSVAPEQTTSFLAAIELLGPRSLEHIRRAGLATLAPPPERRATYDRLFDIHFRGAEAIEQAEGEDEETVRLQEEGRGEDEPPLADEANESGLAAARAEALVERRFAQVPTSDPLRKLSREAARRLPRRRGHRRRRARSGPFADLRRTLRDSVRNDGEVLRLGRMRRRQRPRKILFLIDVSGSMKARTEENMRLAHALVQAAGNVEVFTFGTRLTRVTPALRLKRREQALNAASFLVSDWDGGTRIGDALQAFLAVPRFGGYARGAAVVIVSDGLERGDPAALRDAVAKLSRRAWRVSWLTPLATASGFKPQTEALIAIQRFVDDLVDGGSSAAVVAHLLSLGTRRAA from the coding sequence GTGAGCGACGACCTCCAGCTGCCGCGCGCGGCGCATATCTTCGTCTCCTTTGTCGCGCTGCTGCGCGCCAACGGCTTCTCGGTTGCGCCGGAGCAGACGACGAGCTTCCTGGCTGCGATTGAGCTGCTCGGCCCTCGGAGCCTGGAGCACATCCGCCGGGCCGGACTTGCCACGCTGGCGCCACCGCCGGAGCGTCGCGCGACATACGACCGGCTGTTCGACATCCATTTCCGCGGCGCTGAGGCGATCGAGCAGGCCGAAGGCGAGGACGAGGAGACCGTCCGCCTCCAGGAGGAAGGCCGCGGCGAGGACGAGCCGCCGCTCGCCGACGAAGCCAACGAATCCGGCCTCGCCGCGGCGCGGGCCGAAGCGCTGGTCGAGCGCCGCTTTGCGCAAGTTCCGACCAGCGATCCGCTGCGAAAACTGTCGCGCGAAGCCGCACGACGATTGCCGCGGCGGCGCGGCCACCGGCGACGCCGTGCCCGCAGCGGTCCGTTCGCCGATCTGCGTCGCACGCTGCGCGACAGCGTGCGCAATGACGGCGAGGTGCTGCGACTGGGACGGATGCGCCGCCGCCAGCGCCCACGCAAGATCCTGTTCCTGATCGACGTCTCCGGCTCGATGAAGGCACGCACCGAGGAGAACATGCGGCTCGCGCATGCACTGGTGCAGGCAGCCGGCAATGTCGAGGTGTTCACCTTCGGCACGCGGCTGACCCGCGTGACGCCGGCGCTGCGGCTGAAACGGCGCGAGCAGGCGCTGAACGCAGCCTCGTTCCTGGTGAGCGACTGGGACGGCGGCACCCGCATCGGCGACGCGTTGCAGGCGTTCCTCGCGGTACCGCGGTTCGGCGGATATGCCCGCGGCGCAGCGGTCGTGATCGTCTCCGACGGCCTGGAGCGCGGCGATCCGGCCGCCTTGCGCGACGCGGTCGCAAAACTGTCGCGCCGGGCCTGGCGCGTGAGCTGGCTGACACCGCTCGCGACCGCCTCCGGCTTCAAGCCGCAAACCGAGGCGCTGATCGCGATCCAGCGCTTTGTCGACGATCTCGTGGACGGCGGATCGAGCGCGGCCGTGGTCGCGCATCTGCTGTCGCTCGGAACAAGGAGAGCTGCGTGA
- a CDS encoding MBL fold metallo-hydrolase, giving the protein MPLEIKILDYGDIELESSFLVLGHNCGRTRRVLTLGFLILGGPYPVLVDTGYRSNQIMETLGMRGLQFHENMIENQLARHGVRMGDVRFVCHTHLHIDHAGKDDLFPMNTTVVVNRKELEYSVSGLMHPQYPAPDIKHLIDRLHTKSALRFLDLEITGPVELMPGVYCDAANAHTEGSMNIHVHTADGIATICGDVIYDFNDQIVTPFNEIHDAEPRTTGNHGTSKRAEKAAIKKLLSSSRYLLPVHDRPAKIEGGMVVGRLHDQVPGPVVQSLPQRNWFPA; this is encoded by the coding sequence ATGCCGTTGGAGATCAAGATTCTGGACTATGGCGATATCGAGCTGGAATCGAGCTTCCTCGTGCTCGGGCACAATTGCGGCCGCACCCGCCGCGTCCTGACGCTCGGCTTCCTGATTCTCGGCGGGCCCTACCCTGTGCTGGTCGACACCGGCTACCGCTCCAACCAGATCATGGAGACGCTCGGGATGCGCGGGCTCCAGTTCCATGAGAACATGATCGAGAACCAGCTCGCCCGCCACGGCGTACGCATGGGCGACGTCCGTTTCGTCTGCCACACCCATCTGCACATCGACCATGCCGGCAAGGACGATCTGTTTCCGATGAACACGACTGTCGTCGTCAACCGCAAGGAGCTGGAATACTCAGTCTCCGGCCTGATGCATCCGCAGTATCCCGCGCCCGACATCAAGCACCTGATCGACCGCCTGCATACCAAGAGCGCGCTGCGCTTCCTCGACCTCGAGATCACCGGCCCGGTCGAGCTGATGCCCGGCGTCTATTGCGACGCCGCCAACGCCCACACCGAAGGCTCGATGAACATTCACGTCCACACCGCTGACGGCATTGCCACGATCTGTGGCGACGTGATCTATGATTTCAACGACCAGATCGTCACACCCTTCAACGAGATCCACGACGCCGAGCCGCGCACCACCGGCAACCACGGCACCAGCAAGCGCGCCGAGAAGGCCGCGATCAAGAAGCTGCTCTCCAGCTCGCGCTATCTGCTGCCGGTGCATGATCGCCCCGCCAAGATCGAGGGAGGCATGGTGGTCGGCCGGCTGCATGACCAGGTGCCCGGGCCGGTCGTGCAGAGCCTGCCGCAACGCAACTGGTTCCCGGCATAA
- a CDS encoding MoxR family ATPase, with translation MPVRSNIVGIDSPEALEKALRAAYYLADDGIATASYLSLALGKPLLLEGAPGVGKTEAAKAIAAVLGRRLIRLQCYEGIDAAAALYEWNYPRQMLAIRQAGEESIDIYGESFLIERPMLAALRAPDATVLLIDEIDRADQEFEAFLLEFLSDFQISIPERGTIRAAEHPVVVLTSNRTRDLHEALRRRCVYHWIDYPNAEREARIVMMRASSVAEATARAVVAAVGRLRREPLSKAPGIAEAVDWAEAATLLNKGGARWPDAFKRSIGVALKDEEDLHFISPRLDAIIAEAAA, from the coding sequence ATGCCGGTCCGCAGCAACATTGTCGGCATCGACAGCCCCGAGGCGCTGGAGAAGGCGCTGCGGGCGGCCTATTACCTTGCCGACGACGGCATCGCAACGGCCTCCTATCTCTCGCTCGCGCTCGGCAAGCCGTTGCTGCTCGAGGGCGCGCCGGGCGTCGGCAAGACCGAGGCGGCGAAAGCGATCGCTGCCGTGCTCGGCCGCAGGCTGATCCGGCTGCAATGCTATGAAGGCATCGACGCCGCGGCGGCACTCTATGAGTGGAACTATCCGCGCCAGATGCTGGCGATCCGGCAGGCCGGCGAGGAGAGCATCGACATCTATGGCGAGTCGTTCCTGATCGAACGCCCAATGCTCGCGGCACTGCGCGCGCCTGATGCGACCGTGCTCTTGATCGACGAAATCGATCGCGCCGACCAGGAGTTCGAGGCCTTCCTGCTCGAATTCCTGTCCGACTTCCAGATCTCGATCCCGGAACGCGGCACGATCCGCGCCGCCGAGCATCCTGTGGTGGTGCTGACCTCGAACCGGACCCGCGACCTGCACGAGGCGCTGCGGCGACGTTGTGTGTACCACTGGATCGATTATCCGAATGCCGAGCGCGAGGCGCGGATCGTGATGATGCGGGCCTCCAGCGTCGCCGAAGCCACAGCTCGCGCCGTGGTCGCCGCGGTCGGCCGGCTGCGCCGCGAGCCGCTGAGCAAGGCCCCGGGCATTGCCGAGGCGGTCGACTGGGCGGAAGCCGCGACGTTGCTCAACAAGGGCGGCGCACGCTGGCCCGACGCGTTCAAGCGTTCGATCGGCGTTGCGCTGAAGGATGAGGAGGATCTGCATTTCATCTCGCCGCGGCTCGATGCGATCATCGCGGAGGCGGCGGCGTGA
- a CDS encoding xanthine dehydrogenase family protein molybdopterin-binding subunit produces MLELRKDIFADERDDNLKEIGKGTQRQDMLGHVTGTSPYFDDHKLQGMLHLKVVRSAHPHARLRRIDTSEAERSQGVRRVIRASDVPRNLNTLLSLINFGKDDEPSLAVDKVRYKGEPIVAIVADSPREAYEAIAKVKIDYEVLPAVFDVEEALKPGAPVVNEVYPKNTFTYHETYDRQQLRFGDADRAFATADHVLEQRYQMSPIEHAPTETNGSIAAPDTNGRYIVYTSTQALFFSVDTCAKILDVPSNTFHFIGGTVGGGFGGKVDTLTEPLCILGAMLTGRPVRYVFGREEEMQYGPPRGAERIYIKDGVMRDGRVVARKVRAYFDSGAYTRLSSYAAVKCAAHLPGPYTIPNVHGDVYCVFTNRTPATAMRGFGVTAMDFAIECQMDKLAHLVGMDPMEIRILNAYRDGDMKAHRREAKNTALIECVQVAAEKAKWPLREDFKRMSSRKDGGGARAAVTPTPRETHAPPAVPSQQRTTYDRAPAATREPPPPPPSPPPPSPPPPRPSAPSHGATRFSSVFGTRRR; encoded by the coding sequence ATGCTGGAACTGCGCAAGGATATCTTCGCCGACGAACGCGACGACAATCTCAAGGAAATCGGCAAGGGCACGCAGCGCCAGGACATGCTCGGCCATGTCACCGGCACCTCGCCCTATTTCGACGATCACAAGCTGCAGGGCATGCTGCATCTGAAGGTGGTCCGCAGCGCGCATCCGCACGCGCGGCTGCGCCGCATCGACACTTCCGAGGCCGAGCGCTCGCAGGGCGTGCGGCGGGTGATCCGCGCCTCCGACGTGCCGCGCAATCTGAACACGCTGCTCAGCCTGATTAATTTCGGCAAGGACGACGAGCCGTCGCTCGCGGTCGACAAGGTTCGTTACAAGGGCGAGCCGATCGTCGCCATCGTCGCCGACAGCCCGCGCGAGGCCTATGAGGCGATCGCGAAAGTCAAGATCGACTATGAGGTGCTGCCGGCCGTGTTCGACGTCGAGGAGGCGCTGAAGCCGGGCGCGCCCGTGGTCAACGAGGTTTATCCCAAGAACACCTTCACCTATCACGAGACCTATGATCGCCAGCAGCTTCGCTTCGGCGACGCCGACCGGGCGTTCGCAACGGCCGACCACGTGCTGGAGCAGCGCTACCAGATGTCGCCGATCGAACATGCCCCGACCGAGACCAACGGCTCGATCGCCGCACCCGACACCAACGGCCGTTACATCGTCTACACCTCGACGCAGGCGCTGTTCTTCTCGGTCGATACCTGCGCCAAGATCCTCGACGTGCCGTCAAACACCTTCCACTTCATCGGCGGTACGGTGGGCGGCGGCTTCGGCGGCAAGGTCGATACGCTGACCGAGCCGCTCTGCATCCTCGGCGCGATGCTGACCGGACGTCCGGTGCGCTACGTGTTCGGGCGCGAGGAGGAGATGCAGTACGGCCCGCCGCGCGGCGCCGAACGCATCTACATCAAGGACGGCGTGATGCGCGACGGCCGCGTCGTCGCCCGAAAGGTGCGGGCCTATTTCGACAGCGGCGCCTATACGCGGCTGTCGAGCTATGCGGCGGTGAAATGCGCCGCGCATCTGCCCGGCCCCTACACCATCCCGAACGTCCACGGCGACGTCTATTGCGTCTTCACCAACCGCACGCCGGCGACCGCGATGCGCGGCTTCGGCGTCACGGCGATGGATTTCGCGATCGAATGCCAGATGGACAAGCTGGCCCATCTCGTCGGCATGGACCCGATGGAAATCCGGATCCTCAATGCGTATCGCGACGGCGACATGAAGGCGCACCGCCGCGAGGCCAAGAACACCGCGCTGATCGAATGCGTGCAAGTTGCCGCCGAGAAGGCCAAATGGCCGCTTCGCGAGGACTTCAAGCGGATGTCGTCGCGCAAGGACGGCGGCGGCGCCCGCGCTGCGGTGACGCCGACCCCGCGCGAGACGCATGCGCCGCCCGCCGTGCCGTCCCAGCAGCGCACGACGTATGACCGAGCGCCGGCCGCGACCCGCGAGCCGCCGCCACCACCGCCGTCGCCGCCACCACCATCTCCTCCGCCACCGCGGCCGAGCGCGCCGTCGCATGGCGCCACCCGCTTCTCTTCCGTCTTCGGCACCAGGAGGCGCTGA
- a CDS encoding xanthine dehydrogenase family protein molybdopterin-binding subunit: MTRHRGRGIASVNYPIGMNLGGDPSQALVHSNPSGKFTVALSSIDLGQGMKSVTRQICAETLGVPVEDVYVDTADSDTGPHCMGSFASRGTHRVGNAVMAAAREARGVMMEAAAEELEVNAADLETDGRGNIHVKGAPHRSISTKDVAIAAQFKQGKTISGRGIFLVPLSDVDPETGEMSPATCYAHACLVAEVEVDDETGEVDMVRMDSAYELGRALNPRLVEQQLVGGAWMGVSHALYETPEPYYPEPVHGPRDFVEYLMPGPGDICPHDIAVLERPAPDGPFGAKGPGEMCANPVLPAVANAIFNAVGVRIDDLPITPEKVLRAIRAQGGARPQPRR, translated from the coding sequence ATGACAAGGCATCGCGGACGCGGCATCGCATCGGTCAATTATCCCATCGGCATGAATCTCGGCGGCGATCCGAGCCAGGCGCTGGTGCACTCCAACCCGAGCGGCAAGTTCACCGTGGCGTTGTCCTCGATCGATCTCGGCCAGGGCATGAAGTCGGTGACGCGGCAGATCTGCGCCGAGACGCTCGGCGTCCCGGTCGAGGACGTCTATGTCGACACTGCGGATTCCGACACGGGCCCGCACTGCATGGGCTCGTTTGCCTCGCGCGGCACCCATCGCGTCGGCAACGCCGTGATGGCGGCGGCGCGGGAGGCGCGCGGCGTGATGATGGAGGCGGCCGCCGAGGAGCTGGAGGTGAATGCCGCCGACCTCGAGACCGACGGCCGCGGCAACATCCACGTCAAGGGCGCGCCGCACCGCTCGATCTCGACCAAGGACGTCGCGATCGCAGCTCAGTTCAAGCAGGGCAAGACCATCTCCGGCCGCGGCATCTTCCTGGTGCCGCTGTCCGACGTCGATCCCGAGACCGGCGAGATGTCGCCGGCGACTTGCTATGCGCATGCCTGCCTGGTCGCCGAGGTTGAGGTCGACGACGAGACCGGCGAGGTCGACATGGTCAGGATGGACTCGGCCTATGAGCTCGGCCGCGCGCTCAATCCGCGGCTGGTCGAGCAGCAGCTGGTCGGCGGCGCCTGGATGGGTGTCAGCCACGCGCTCTATGAGACGCCGGAGCCTTATTATCCGGAGCCGGTGCACGGGCCGCGTGACTTCGTCGAGTATCTGATGCCGGGGCCAGGCGACATCTGCCCGCACGACATCGCGGTGCTGGAACGCCCTGCGCCGGACGGCCCGTTCGGCGCCAAGGGACCGGGCGAGATGTGCGCCAATCCGGTGCTGCCTGCGGTCGCCAACGCGATCTTCAACGCGGTCGGCGTGCGGATCGATGATCTGCCGATTACGCCGGAAAAGGTGCTGCGCGCGATCAGGGCGCAGGGCGGCGCGCGGCCGCAGCCGCGGCGCTGA
- a CDS encoding isochorismatase family protein codes for MTHVTLRSEFEDLIDPYAPVGQVGTGFDFTEGPIWHPVDHFLLFSDMPGDVRRRWDARRGVVEVKRPSNKCNGMTYDADLNLIVCEHATSSLIRERPDGRREVLASHYENQELNSPNDVCVHSSGAIYFSDPWYGRMPVYGVERPRQLGFQGVYRVPPGGGAPKLLVDRYLFDQPNGLCFSPDERILYVNDTVQALIRAFDVGADGALGNPRVFASGIRSELEPGLPDGMKCDQRGNVWVTAPGGVWVYSPGGDLLGKVRLPELVANLAWGGADFRTLYLTATHSVYAIPTKVGPRNEPYMSGKRGGAGTTSSSTPAPNLAAGEMQIDPQRCAMIIQDMQNDVIMDGGAFAESGAPAHARQQHVVENVRRVADAARARGVAIIHVWFVVEPGAPGVTLNAPLFEGLVDSKAMVRGSWGAAPVSGLEPRPGDFVVEKMRMSAWEGTRLETILKATGRDMIINTGAWTNMSVEHTARTGADKGYFMIVPEDCCSTMNADWHNAAINFALQNVSVVTNADTVIKALG; via the coding sequence ATGACGCATGTCACGCTGCGCAGCGAGTTCGAAGACCTGATCGATCCCTACGCGCCGGTCGGCCAGGTCGGCACCGGCTTCGATTTCACGGAGGGGCCGATCTGGCATCCGGTCGATCACTTCCTGCTGTTCTCCGACATGCCCGGCGACGTACGCCGGCGCTGGGATGCGCGGCGCGGCGTGGTCGAGGTCAAGCGGCCGTCGAACAAATGCAACGGCATGACCTATGACGCCGACCTCAATCTGATCGTCTGCGAGCATGCGACCTCCTCGCTGATCCGCGAACGGCCCGACGGTCGGCGCGAGGTGCTGGCCTCGCATTACGAGAACCAGGAGCTGAACAGCCCGAACGACGTCTGCGTTCATTCCTCGGGCGCGATCTATTTCTCCGATCCCTGGTATGGCCGCATGCCGGTCTATGGTGTCGAACGACCGCGCCAGCTCGGCTTCCAGGGTGTCTATCGCGTGCCGCCGGGCGGAGGTGCACCAAAGCTGCTGGTCGACCGCTATCTGTTCGACCAGCCCAACGGGCTGTGCTTCTCGCCCGACGAGCGCATCCTTTACGTCAACGACACCGTGCAGGCGCTGATCCGCGCCTTCGACGTCGGTGCCGACGGCGCGCTCGGCAATCCGCGCGTGTTCGCCTCCGGTATCCGCTCCGAGCTCGAGCCCGGCCTGCCCGACGGCATGAAGTGCGACCAGCGCGGCAACGTCTGGGTCACCGCGCCCGGCGGCGTCTGGGTCTACTCGCCCGGCGGCGACCTGCTCGGCAAGGTTCGCCTTCCCGAACTGGTCGCCAATCTTGCCTGGGGCGGCGCCGATTTCCGCACGCTCTATCTGACCGCGACTCATTCGGTCTATGCGATCCCGACCAAGGTCGGGCCGCGTAACGAACCTTACATGAGCGGCAAGCGCGGCGGCGCCGGTACCACATCGTCGTCCACGCCCGCGCCTAATCTCGCCGCCGGCGAGATGCAGATCGATCCGCAGCGCTGCGCGATGATCATCCAGGACATGCAGAACGACGTCATCATGGACGGCGGCGCATTCGCCGAGTCCGGCGCGCCGGCGCATGCCCGCCAGCAGCATGTCGTCGAGAATGTTCGCCGCGTCGCCGATGCTGCGCGGGCGCGCGGCGTCGCCATCATCCATGTCTGGTTCGTGGTCGAGCCAGGCGCGCCCGGCGTCACGCTGAACGCGCCGCTGTTCGAGGGACTGGTCGACAGCAAGGCGATGGTGCGCGGCAGCTGGGGCGCGGCGCCGGTCTCGGGCCTCGAGCCGCGCCCGGGCGACTTCGTGGTCGAGAAGATGCGGATGAGCGCCTGGGAGGGCACGCGGCTCGAAACCATCCTGAAGGCAACCGGCCGCGACATGATCATCAACACCGGCGCCTGGACCAACATGTCGGTCGAGCACACCGCGCGGACCGGCGCCGACAAGGGCTATTTCATGATCGTGCCGGAGGATTGCTGCTCGACCATGAACGCCGACTGGCACAACGCCGCGATCAATTTCGCGCTCCAGAACGTCTCCGTCGTGACCAACGCCGACACCGTCATCAAGGCGCTCGGCTGA
- a CDS encoding NAD(P)H-dependent oxidoreductase: MPKLLHLACSPRADSESAAGARVFMESFRKARPDWEIDAMNLWREPLPEFEGYLLEAKYARIGGKTFTNSQHDAFAVAERLALRLSLADRVLISTPMWNFSIPYKLKQWLDVIIQPGLTFRFDPAQGYLPLLKDRPTVVILASGSDFVTGMNRGRIDMATPYLREVLRFIGINDVRFVPIGPTTGPAEPIRAAREAAHARLVEMAARF; this comes from the coding sequence GTGCCGAAGCTGCTGCATCTTGCCTGCTCTCCCCGCGCCGATTCGGAATCGGCGGCCGGCGCTCGCGTCTTTATGGAGAGTTTCCGCAAGGCGCGCCCGGACTGGGAGATCGACGCGATGAACCTCTGGCGCGAGCCGCTGCCGGAGTTCGAGGGTTATTTGCTCGAGGCCAAATATGCCCGGATCGGCGGCAAGACCTTTACCAATTCCCAGCACGACGCCTTCGCCGTCGCCGAGCGCCTGGCGCTGCGGCTGTCGCTGGCCGATCGCGTGCTGATCTCGACGCCGATGTGGAATTTTTCGATTCCCTATAAGCTCAAGCAGTGGCTCGATGTCATCATCCAGCCCGGGCTGACCTTTCGCTTCGATCCCGCACAGGGCTATCTGCCGCTGCTCAAGGACCGCCCGACGGTCGTGATCCTCGCGAGCGGCAGCGACTTCGTCACCGGCATGAACCGCGGCCGCATCGACATGGCAACGCCCTATCTGCGCGAAGTGCTGCGCTTCATCGGCATCAACGACGTTCGCTTCGTGCCGATCGGCCCAACCACCGGGCCCGCGGAGCCGATCCGCGCGGCGCGGGAAGCTGCGCACGCGCGGCTCGTGGAGATGGCGGCACGGTTTTGA